CTATACTACCTAATACAGAATCTAAAGATATCTTAATTGTCATTATTCTTCTAAGTCCTTGTTATGAAtggatcattttatattttttaaaccaatcttaatttactttttgcttccttcctttcttttaccctttcattctttttctctccttatatCCCTTCTGTTCAGCATTTTCTAGAGACCTGCTATTGAAAAATGCAAAAGCAGGAGAAAGCAATTGGAAggtaaaaagcatttaaaaatgaatcatcTTGCATTAGAAAACTCCAGTATTTCTATTGACATTATCTAGGGATGTAAAGTAAGGATTGATGACACAAGAAGCTGGAGAGATTGGCATGAACATATCATAGAGTGCCTTAAGTAGTCTACACAGacacatttccattttattctataggtgttttagtcagctttttcatggctgtgactaCAAGAACAAGAATagaattagaggaggaaaaatttgagTGCCCACggattcagaggtcttagtccatagaaggtaaGCTCCATTCCCCAGGGACTCCAGTGAGGTTAAAAATccgtggaagagtgtggcagagggaagcagctcacatggaagcagagagactccactgtccagatacaaaatatatactcaaaccacgacccaattcccacctcctctagccacatcctaccaaTTCAGTCACCACTCCTTTAATcgctatcaggggattaattcactgattaggttaaggttataaCCCAATAATTTACCATACAACTCTTCTTGCAATGTATCACATGTGAACTCTTGgcagacacctcacatccaaaccataacattaggTAATAGGGAGCTGGTAAAGAATTTTAATtatggagaagaaataaaaccttttgaatactttaattctttcagttgtgatgaagaaaggaaaataaataaatatatttggtgttgtggctcagtggtagagcattcacctagcacatgcaaggcccttaattcaatcctcagcaacacataaaaataaataaataaaaacaaagatattgtgtacaagtaaaaggaataaatatttttaaaaattaattataatgatgtttttgttattttttattagtgtgcTAATACATGATATAGAGTGCTATTCATGATGGGGGGCTCATTtagacatattcataaatgcaaacAACATAATTGGCTTCATTTAAATTTCAAGTACTATCTCAttccctccccatctcccaccttttatctcctttctctactctattgatGTTCCTTCTATTAAATCTTTAGTTGGTTTATTATAGTTATAGATAAAAGTGGAATttgttgtgatatattcatacataaaagTAGCATACATTGGTCAATTTAATCATAAGAATGTTTCAAGAACCTATCTGAAGGATAAGAATGTGTAGTGAGAttgaaacaatgaaaatcattAGAAGGAATTGAATTGAGATacatagaaaaaagaacagaaaggaaagaatgaactATTTGTACAGAATAAGAGGGAGAACAGCTACAAGAGAAGGTGCAAGGTGGTAAGAAAAAGGGGCTGaggcagtagctcagtggcagagtgcttgcattgaatgtgggaggcactgggttcaatcctaagcactacataaagttaatcaaataaaataaaggcaagctgtccatctacaatgataattttttttaatgagttaagTTTTGAACACGGTACGTTGGCCTGTCTATGAGTGTGTCCATCTGTGTGGAAAGGACCAGTAGAAAGACAGCTACTCTATGTTTTCACACATGATATTTCCTCACCCTAAATATTCATTCCTGATCTGTTGATTTGGTTCTTAATtatatttcagatattattttacatattgttgtttcctattgatatgcTCTGAAAGAGTCTTGTACTTTTCATTCCtagaattcaattttatttttttttcctttttttttattggtcgttcataacattacatagttcttaatacatcatattacacggtttgattcaagtggattatgaactcccgcttttaccccgtatacagattgctgtatcacatcagttacccttccattgattgacatattgcctttctagtgtctgatgtattctgctgtctgtcctattctctactatcccccctcccctcccctcccctcccctccccttttctctctctaccccttctactgtaaatcatttcttcgatttgtattatcttgtcttacccctcctttcctcttatatgacattttgtataaccctgaggatcgccttccattattTGTGCAAATATTTATCTTCTGTCTCTTCCTGGAGATGGtagaattcataaaaataaaagtaatatatttgtcttttttctgcGCTATCTCCAGTACATAGAATAGTGACTGAGGCAGACAGATGTTTCTTAAGTGAATAAGTATAATCCAGGTTAGAGGAGAGAGCTCTACCTAAAGATAGAAGGTACCAAAATAATCGTCAATAGGGGGAAAGTAAAATGAATATATGGAATTCCCTAAATTCAATGCATAAACAGAGAAAattacaaaggaggaaaaaatagttaattttatggGCAGATGCATATATTcattaatttctatatttatgtAGCTTAGAACAGGGCCTTGAATACAGAGGGCACTcacatatttttgaatgaatgaataaaaatgaattaaaaacattcatatttaGGAGCCTAAGATTTCATCCCATATGTGTCATGCTTCTCTTAAATCTTCTTTCTCTGTgcaaaaattccaaaaatttcTCTAATGTATAATCCTTCTGTATAATTTCCAGACTTTTAATTATCTAAATATTTGTTCTCtcagaaaactgtttttttccatGTCACTCTGGAAATGAATTGCTCGAGTCTATTGTTGATGGGATTGTCTAACCAGTAGATGAAAATTAATTTCCTTACAATGGACCTTACATTTAATATGAATGCagattatttttgctatttgcATAGCAACAATACCACATCTCTTACGttgatttgaatttctttgattgctggagatgttgaacattttttcatatattaattggCCATGTGTATTTCATCTCTTGGGAAGTATCTGTTTAGcctttttgcccatttattgattgttgatgaTATTTATAAGCTTTTTGACTTCTTGATATTTTCTTGGTATTACTCCCCTGTTTGCGGAGTATCTGGaaatttttccccattctgtaggctttcttcatgctcttaataGTTTATTTTGCTGTGCATATGCTTTTAATTCAATGCTATTCCACttatgattcttgattttaattctccaTTCTTAGGTTCTCCTTAAGGAAGTTATTGCCCACACAGATTCATTGGagttttgaacttttattttcttttaggagttgtgaagtttctgatctaattcctatgtctttaatctattttgagttgacttttgtttaGGGTGAGATATAAGCATGTAGtttttcttctacatatgaatatccagttttctcagcaccatttgtttaaaaagctatcttttttccaacatatgtttttggcaccattgCAGAGTATCAGATGcctatatttatgtgtgtttgtctctgtgtctcctattcTAGTCCATTGATCTATGTATCAGTCTCAAAGCTGATTCAATGCCATTTTGTTACCATAGtactatagtataatttaatatCAGGTATTATGATGTCCACCAtgttgctcttcttgctcagcaTAGCTTTtactcttccaaataaattttaggtcTGTTTATTCCACTTATGTGgagaattttattgttattttgatggtgattgcattgaatttatataatgcttttggtaatatgacaattttgacaatattatttctgcctattcaagaacatgggagatctttacatcttctaaggccttctacaatttctttattcagtgttctatagttatTATAGTAGAGGTATTTAACCttcttcccaagtattttttgaagttattgtgaatAAGGAtagttttcatgatttttttcagcAGATtgattattggagtataggaaactattgatttttatcttgtatcctgctactttgctgaatttgtcaTCTGTAGAAGTCTCTTGGTGATGTTTTTTGCACcttctaaatataagatcatgttatgagcagataatttgactttttattttcctatttgtatctacttaatttcttctcttgattaattgctctggctagattttcaaaaaatcatattgaatagTAGTGATTAAAGTGGATATATTTCTCTTGCTCCAAACTTTAGAgtaaatgctttcaatttttctccattcaacaTCATGTtggattttggtttgttttatataGCCATTATAATGTTGTGATAAGTTCCTCTGTCCCTATTTTCTTCATCAAttttaacatgaatggatgctgggTTTTGTCAAAGATATTTTCTACATCTATTCAGATCATTATATAATTATTgcccttaattctatttatgtagtGAATTAAATGTTTAGATTTGCCTATGTTGAAACAGCCATGCATCCATGGGATTAAACACAGTTGATATTACTTGTactatcttcttaatgtgtttcaatgtgatttgaaaatattttcttaatgatttttgtgtctatgtccATCAAGTATATTTGTCTGTAGGTTTCTCTCCTtgatgtgtatttatttttctgtgtaacAGTAACTGTACTATCTGTAACAACTAATTTCTCAACCTATTCAAGAATGTTACTATAATTTTATGTTTGGGCTAGAGAAAGTATGGATAATATTTTAGTAATGACTCCCTAAGTTTTATTAGTACATACCTTTACCTTGTAGTGATTGCAGTTAGTAAGGCTTGATATTCTTTCTCAAAGTGGTGATGGACAATGGGTAGAGCAGATGATACATATTTTGTGAGAGTATCAATACTTGTATATTTTCCCAGCCTGGGACATTAAAGGGAAGCTCATTAAATAGTCCCTTGCATAAAAGTAGAAGACATcaccaaacaaaaagaaagaattgaaataaatgtCTATGGAGGATTAGtcctttaactgaaaaaaaaagattctaaatgTAATAGAGTCCATTAGAGTATTTGGTTAGATTTTTCTCCAGTGACAGGTATAGCTTCCTTGAGGTaccatttctcatttctctgtgaTGTTGGTTCTTTGTGCTTACTAGAGGCTTTATGGCATGGTcttaattgtattttctttttattttttaaatttaatgtcagtgaggcactgggctgtttggataataaaagaaaaataaatgaataggttGAAAAAGTACTGGAGAATTAGAGGACAAACTCTATTAAAGGGGACAATGCCTATTTCAGTGGCAATTACAACTTTGGTTTGGACATAATGTCTAAACTATTTGTCTATCAGATGAAtggaaaatgttctagaattcataggtaccaaaaaagaaacaaactttatgtctttttttttttttttattaatttctttttatttctttattaatttcattGCTTCAAAATAgtgcttatttaaaaatagcacaaATTTATACTCACATGTTACagctaaaactgaaaataaacagtccaaaatattatttgaagTATGCTTAGTACTAAATTAAAGCACCTAAATTTGCACATTATTGGCATTAGCAAGAATGGAGAGTTGATTTTCTAGGTAATGATTATTATAGAAGAATATCAAAGGCAACCATATAATCAgtaattgaatataattttatatttcatgaagGACATTAGTCACTTTCAGCAGTAGCCTTATTGAAAATTAAAGTATGCTCACATAAATGTTGTATTTTGatgctgtttctttctttacctttctCTTACTGCAAATAACCAACAAACTGCTTCCATATGGCAATCAGAACAAGGGAAGAATCATGGCTAACCATTTTGTTGCTAACTAATGTTTGTGAAAGGCAAATTGCAAACTTCTGAGTATGGTTTAACTTCATGAAAAAGATGAAGGGCTTACTTTGTTTACCttgttccatgaaaaaaaaaattatattctgatttctggaatggatttttaaaattcaatacaaaGATTCAACCataagcatttctttctttcttttttggtaccagggttaaacccaggagtgcttaaccactgagccacatccccagccctttgtattttttattttgagacagggttttgttaagttgctcaaAGGCctctgtaaattgctgaggctggctttgaacttgcaatcctcctacctcagcttcccaagtcattgggattacagacatgtgctaccatgcctggctttaacCATCAACATTTCTAAACTGATTTTGCTAATGCCTAGAAATAATCTATTTAGCAGTCTTAAGacttaatttgaaaaaatgaacATTATACAAATATAAGTTAATGTTATTAGTAGGAATAATCATGATTCctaatcatatttatatttgagATATAAACATATGATAGACTTTGCTTgatattatagaatttttaaaaaatgcggttggctcaataaatttatgtgagcattaaaaaaaaaagaccatctcAAATGTATCTCTGTTCCCAATAATCTCTCTCAGATATATACCTGTGAAATAATAGAGAATACAGTgtcatttaaaagacaaaaaaagggtTTTAAGTGATGAGATAATTTCTATTGGATTTTATATTAGTAATGagttaattaattaacttatttatttttgttaagcaTAAGATGATTTAATCTCGTCCAACTGAATGGGTCTCTCTTGGTTGATCAATGCGATAAAGAAACTCTGCAGGTAAGAAGTATCCAAGATATTCCACTATATCTGGAGTCGTGTCATAATGATAGTGTCCACCTTCTCCATGATGACTAAAAAAATGAGTGTGTTCCAGTCGCAAATCAAATCCTGGGTCTCTGGAAACAAAAACTGGTAGACAAACCAAAGGAGCATTCATCTCATAAAAATGCAACCATTTATTCACTTCTTCATCAGAGTTCAATGGGCAGGAAGAAAATTCTGCAGGCATAATGTGAGCCTTTACTTTTCCCTTCTGAACTATAAAAGTACCTCCCATCCCTACAGGCTTGTCTCCATATTGTTTTTCCAGAGTTTGTCTCATACAAGTCACAAAGTTAAGTTGTCCAGTTCTTCGTTTGGCTTTTACCTCAATGACCTTGCCAGGTTGGCCCTCGCTGGCAAAAAGATTAGCCAGTAATGCACATCCAAAATCATTGTATTTCTGGCTGTATTTCTGTAATAGGCATCCTCCATCTGCAGGGTTAATATGAGCAAAGTAACTTCCATTCACAGGAGGGTTGTGTTCACTTTCTGTTTGAATAACTGGCATaaactcagaattgaacccaagagtctGAAATGGGCCTGCCCCTGCTCCAAGAATAAAGGCTCCAGGCAAGTTGATTTCTTTTGCAATTATATTCAGATCataaactttctttttgtttacaaGAGGAATTAAGTAAGGCACACCTCCTACTTCTGCAATTCTAGTTTTCCCACAGATGCCTTTTACAGGAAAGGTAAATGGTTCCTTAGTCAAATCAGGGCAATCAACTACAGACACTTGGACATCAGCAAAGTTATCTTTTAGTCCCTTCTGCATAACTTCAGCAAGTTCCTCTAGACTTGGCACatgaaaagaaaactcagaatgagccattttctttcttctttaggtATAAGGTTGTACAATCAAAGCTCCTGTTGGCCGATTATCACAAGAGTTCACAGTGTACCAGATGTGAACAGTGCCTGCCGTTCAAAACTGTGGGCGAAGCCCACGGACCTAGGTGACTTCTCCTCGGTCGACCCCGCCTCCTTTGGTTGAGTGGGTAGGCTCCGCCCGCTTCAATTGCTCCACCCCTCGCGGGAGTCGGAAGTGCCAAAACTTTATGTcttacaccttaaaaaaaaacttggttcTGCCCTTTGCCATTCCTAATTTGTTTTACGATGAAAAACAGGGTCCAAAACTTGTTGTAGCAGAAAATCTACTTTTATGCTTGAATGGTCATCTCTAATgattatgcaaaataaaacaacaaatatgccatttttattgcttttctgtACTCTGAATCTGCAGGATTGCTTCCCAGAGGGGAATTTAGAGCCCACTCAGATTTCACTCTCCTTGCTTGTACTGTATAAGAAGGAGTTCTGTATTTCGAAATACGAGACCTAGAGTCTGCCACCTCAGATCATAAGGACATCCCCTGCAGATGTTTAAATGAAGATTTCAACAGAGCGTATTTATTATAAACCTGAATGCAAGTAAGAGCCTATACCTACTTTGAATTCTCCTCAATCTATGTTGAAAATATATGCAACACATATGTAGTGTTTTCtcatcaaaaacttaaaaattgtttaaaagtgtCCTATTCAAATATGtgcaaaacaataagaaaatttaatactTATGAATAGTGTTTAGTATATGCAATCCTATGTGTGTAAACACATCAAGTACATTAACGCCTTCAATTATTACAATAACACTGTAATCTTACCCTTGTTAAAAATGAACATGAGGCATAGAGAATTCATTCAACTTGTTCAGAAGCACATGATTTACTAATGAATTGGCAATTACAACTTTGGTTTGGTTCTGCCCTTTGCAGTTCCTAATTAGTTTTACAAATGAAAGTCAGGAAAAAATCATGGTAAACTGGTTTTGGACCCAATGTTCTAAACCCAATAAACTCTATTGGCTCTAAATATGTGAATTAGGGAAAGATTCATTATACtaatagcaaatattaaaatactgGCCATTATTaaatagttataaaataattgttgATGGGGAGTAGAATTGGAAAATCTTGCCATAGGTGAAAATCACAGAAGTAATCTTTCCTACTAAAACAGACAAAAAGGTGGTAAGATTGAAGTTTAATGTATATTTGTGATCATGGAAAGACATTTACAAAGTTGAAGTACTTCCTGGGTAAACCTactgagggactggggatgtagctcagttgatagagtgtttgccttgtaagcataagcccctgggttcaatccctggtacttcaaaaaaaaaaaaaaaagcctattggtgataatttaatttcaattttaagaaaattgtctTTGAAATGTTTTAGTAATATGCTGATATATATCCACATTTTATTAAGCATAATCATATGTTTCAGAGAAAAAGTCtaactgacagattggatttcaAATTGGTGAAAAGTTACTTTCCATGTCTTGGTTAAATCAATTGACTAAACCAGAAAGTGTAACTGGtggtaaatttaacataattttcaaGCCCTTTGGGACATAATATCAAAAGAATCTGCTTTTAgggaaaatagaatatttttaaggaaCACAGAGTACAAAGTGAAACTATCTCAGTGACAAAGATATTACATTATTGTTTTACACTATTGCTacataatatttcttattaatgaTTATCTATGAGGATGAATCAGGCTTTTTTAACAGAATATGACTGATTTCCTGAAGGTTGAAGTCTAGGAAATGCTTTGACAAGTTTGAATGCATTTGAAATCTCTTTTAGTTTCAAgttaaagtattataaatattaatattttcctctGCTATTGCCCTGATTCAGTTTATTCCTGGCAATATTGAAGTAATTAATAGTCATCTCCTTTTAAAAACAGTTATGCAATAGGCattgttgaaataatttcaaaattactttgTAAACCATTCTTTAGTGtctttattgaaaattaaatatcaatgttAGTAAAAATACTtggttaaatattgtttttcctttactCTTGTATAAATGAAAGGGATAATAAATGAGCAATACAAATCTAATTTGGGGATGATCATTCAGGGCATTTTTTATATCTATAAGAAAGTCAGACTGGTTATACTCTTAACTATGCACATGCatgcatatgcacatacacaaaaaagataataattcaGCAAAAGATGAAAAAAGCAATTATTAATCATCAATTATGTAAACTATGTGGTATCacaaaataatgtttcattttcactttaaaagatatctacaaatacataaaatcacatagatataggaaaaggaaagatacaaAATGAGTAAGTTGCAAGCTTCGATTGACATCgtctgtcatttttgttttgtattatagCTAAATGATAGCCTAATAAAGAGAACTATTTTCCTGTCATGTTGTGAGAGCAGACCTAGGAGGCAGAGGACTATTCTGAATTATAATTGAATTTAAATCCCTTTCCTCTTACTATATGTGTTATATACAGATGAAAGTTGATATTTAAGTTAAATTCATTGGTTGGGTTATATATtccaaaacataaatataaaataagtcaggttttatgaaattttattctaattcagtAGTCTTCAAACTGCATTTAACAGTACTTAAGAGTTCCAAAAATATTtgacctgttttttaaaaaaatatatatttatcataataaactaattaaaaatgtACACTCAAGTGTATTGCATATCAATTTTTAACTTCCTTTTGAGACTTCAACACTATTAACATTTgttgaattattatatttttttctgaatatctgGGAATTGAACAGTTCATAACACCTTTAGAACATACTTGAAAAGTTTGCAGGTGTGATTTTGATTATGAAGTTTACAGCCAGGgtcatggtgcatgcctgtaatcacaaaagctagggaggctgaggcaggaggatcatgagttaaaagccatcctcagcagtttagtgaatccctaagcaacttagtgagaacttgtctctagataaattttttttaaggcagagtGAGGAGGTACGCACTaacaatgtggctcagtgattaagtacccctgggttcattccctggtaccaaaaaaaaaaaaaaaaagtttacagaaGTGATCTACTTTTTCATAAGTGCCCTatccattattataaaaataaaacacataaaccAATTTATAACTACAGTGCATCTAAGTCATACTCAATAAACACCCAAGATGGTAAAGGATCATCTCTTCGACATGTTTGATTCAATAacaatatatgaaagaaatatgaaatgtattgatttttgtatttattgaaaatggtttttctttttcaatttaaatacCTATAACAAGGAATCAGATAAGTTGAAACTGACACCAGGATTTCAAGGGAAGTTTTTTTTATAAGTTGTTATCATTTGCAATAATTTACCTGAGTAAAAGcatttgttgtatattttttataccaGAGATTTAACCCAAGAGTttttaactactgagctacatccccagcccttttagatattgtatttagagacaaggtctccctgagttgcttagggccttgctaaattactgaggctgactttgaactcacaatcctcctgcctcactctcctgagctgctggtattacaggggTATGCCACCGGCCAGAGCGAATTTGCTGTATTTTGAACCAAGCCAAGTATAGAGATCAATTGGATGTAGAGGCATAAAAATAGTGTATTCTTTCTCATCAAATTAGTAAatgtgaggctggggttgtggctcagtggtagagtgcatgccttgcatgtgtggggcactgggttggatcctcagcacaacataaaaataaataaatgtattgtgtccatcgacaactaaaaaaaaagtttttaattaataaatgttataataaatGCACACTAATAAatcaaatgttttacatttttatttatgtaaacagatatttatttacttatttattgttgttattattattgtaacTTTTAATTTGGAAAGAAGCTCCACtaaatttgtcaaatatttttctaatatgatatatattataattgaaatatatattattctaggaAGATAAAGCAACAGCAAcaatatttttgtctttccaaATTCTCATAAAAAAGAGAAGACTTAATTAATGAAACTTCTTATGAACAACATTTACAACAGAATACAAACAGGAGATATAGTGAACATATATCATCTCCACATCCATGCAGGATGAAAAGAAAGCAACAATAGCAGTATCCGATGAATCTGAGGATGAAAGATTCTGACAAACATGAGATTTTTATTGGGAAAATGCAATGGCCAATTTGAAAACATCGAAAACATCagttgaaaatgaaagaaataactaAAGAAACTAGAGTAGTCTAAGTCATTTGAAATTTCACAAGTGATGTGCTAGAACTCACTTCTAAGATAAACCTTCT
This window of the Urocitellus parryii isolate mUroPar1 chromosome X, mUroPar1.hap1, whole genome shotgun sequence genome carries:
- the LOC144250772 gene encoding ester hydrolase C11orf54, which translates into the protein MAHSEFSFHVPSLEELAEVMQKGLKDNFADVQVSVVDCPDLTKEPFTFPVKGICGKTRIAEVGGVPYLIPLVNKKKVYDLNIIAKEINLPGAFILGAGAGPFQTLGFNSEFMPVIQTESEHNPPVNGSYFAHINPADGGCLLQKYSQKYNDFGCALLANLFASEGQPGKVIEVKAKRRTGQLNFVTCMRQTLEKQYGDKPVGMGGTFIVQKGKVKAHIMPAEFSSCPLNSDEEVNKWLHFYEMNAPLVCLPVFVSRDPGFDLRLEHTHFFSHHGEGGHYHYDTTPDIVEYLGYFLPAEFLYRIDQPRETHSVGRD